tatatccgttaagctagcacccataacacaagcattaagttgcttactttgaggctagctggcgctgtgtgaaattgtccaatgatttatttattatttatattttatattttgattGATATAATGTTCGGTTCAATTTAGTTAAACTCATACTCGTAAAAAATCATTAAACCATaatactcattttatttttgagagtaggcttttaaagtcacttttactggtcccagtattaaccctaccactacttcaggacaataatagactagtgctgagaaaaagccgcgctagaaactcagtcactattatattgtcagcctctttttcaaggatttacagtctttaaaacaCTATCTAAAAGATTTTCAGATAATTATGGAGTTTggatttcaaattatttaaataataatcagttctGCGCGATGGAACAGGgtgaacctggatgcgggcaacgcaggaccaGTCGATTTGGAAATAcatgggggaggtctttgtcctgTAGTCGACGGAATTAGGCTGAAATGAACTGCTTTTCCTTATAATGCGGAgaataatttcaataaatagataccaacaaaacaatttgtttatttaaattgtatgacaaaTATGTGTACTTACTTAGTGCTGACATTATAGCTTAAAAAAAGTACCAAGTACCACATGCAGCTAGAAAGAAATGAAGCGGTCTTGACTCCGGCTAAATCACTCATCTGATCATGAGTAGCATAggcctacctacttattaataGGTACCAGTCCTAAGTCATCGTTATCATTAAGCTATATTTAGTTCTACTTTTGTTATTACGAAAAGCATTCGCAAGTAATGAGTTTTGATAAATGCCAAGTATCTACTATTTGAATGGCCGCTCGAACCTTGAAATTTACAGCGGCAAATATGTAGTTTTTGTGAACTAATTCCAATTGTATTCCAATGCTACCAATAAATAATGACTCAGCAATAACTTCAAGTATTGAAGTTTAATCGATAAAGAAAGGATTAACGATATGCACGCGAACTTTATTGTGCTTATTCATTGATTGATTATACGTATAGGTTGCCAGTGTTTTTTCACCTTGAATCAGTGCATAACATAATTAAACATGCAAAAGTTTTTAGACAGTTTTATATCTAAAGGGACCGAATGACTAGCTttctaaatttttaattttgacaagACGCAAAGGTTATGTATTTGACTATTCAAAAGAAGTTAGGGTAGGTTAGTCATCATAAATGGGTTATACATAACTAAGGTAGTAAATAAAAAGTTGAGGTAGAGTTACCAAAATGGTTTAATAAATCACAGCAATAACGTCATATTTGACTGGGTCATTCTAATAAACTAATACAGGTACAATTTTATAACAGTTGTCTAGTAAGCGGCGTATCCGAGGTGGGAGCCATAGAGTCCATGACCAGCGCCGTATCCGTAGGCACCGTGTCCAGCGGCGATACCGTAGGCACCGTGTCCAGCGGCGAGCCCGTAGGCACCGTGCGCCAGGGGAGCGGCGTAGGCGAAGGGCGCGGCGTGGGCGAGCGGCGCTCCGTGGGCGAGGGAGGTGGAGTAGGCAGAGACGGCGACGGGAGCGGCGGCGTGCGCGGCGTACGCGACGGGAGCGTGAGCCACGGGCGCGGCGTAGGCGACGGGAGCGGCGTGGGCGACGGGCGCGGCGTACGCGGCGTGGGCCACGGGCGCGGCGTAGGCGGCGTGCGCGACCAGAGCGGGGTCCTTGCGGACGACGGCGTTGAAGCCGCTGTGCGCGTCAGCGGCGTAGTCTACGGTGCGCTTCGTGCCGTCGGACTCCAGCAGCGAGTACTGGCCGCGGACGCTGTCGCCGACGCGGGTCTCGTGCTGGCTCTTGACGTCGCCGGTGTGCGGGTCGGACACGCCGTACGAGAAGCTGGTGTAGTCGGCGCCGTGGATCGCGCTGCCGTGAGCGGCCGCCACCAGGAGAGCAACAACGACGAACTGGAAACAAAAGTCTTAATTAAACAGTGGTATTTGAAAGTGCAGGAGAATCTCTTTTGCTCTACTTTTCATTTTAGGATAAGTATGAAATAAAGTTGATAAATGGATTGcggaaaaattaatttaattgtcaTTGGCGAATGAATTCAAATTTCAATatattgttatattttattcCCCTCTTCCCAAGCAAAGAAAACGAATCCTTTTATTAATTCACGATTCATCCTTGTCTAGGGCAATTTGAAATTATTCGATGCACTGATTTGTTGCAAATTAAAATCCCAAATGATAAACTTTGGATATCAATATCACTGAGGCTATTAATAGTCCGATTGGTATTGTCTCACATTCACCACTTCACCGCAGCACTAAAGTTACACTGACCGCAAGGAACATTTACCTTAGCTGCCATTTCGATACGTTTGTTTTGGTTGCACAGTGAACTGCGAATGGTTAATCCCTGCCCTGGACGTTCTTTTATACGAGTCCTGAACATTCATTTCGTGCCAACAATAGGAAGTAAAAGACAGCACTATTCTCTAGGTCACATAGCGTTTTTTTCGTCGGCTTCAATTTCGTCAGTAAATCAGTAACGCGGAACTCGACCATGCTGACCACCGctcgcgtttattattatttttaataaacacgAACAAAGGAACAATCACTAATAAAGCCCATATTGGAATACCCCGCCTTCAATGCTGCGGTTGATCCTTGAGATATTAGATAATGCTTACAACATCGTTTGCCAAATTCGTTAATATTTGTGTTAATTGTgcaattagaatttaaaattagGTGAATCAGTAATACTTCAGttgcagtgttttatttttaacttatctTATTATTGTCGAAAGATTTATTAATTGGATGCAAGGTACTATGTTGTATGTTACCCAATAATGCAATGTTTGACCGAAGATTTGGTGAAGGTTGtgggaagtaggtacctagataaGAGCGGCACAGAATCAGTCGTTTCGGAGAG
This genomic interval from Ostrinia nubilalis chromosome 3, ilOstNubi1.1, whole genome shotgun sequence contains the following:
- the LOC135087606 gene encoding cuticle protein 12.5-like, giving the protein MFRTRIKERPGQGLTIRSSLCNQNKRIEMAAKFVVVALLVAAAHGSAIHGADYTSFSYGVSDPHTGDVKSQHETRVGDSVRGQYSLLESDGTKRTVDYAADAHSGFNAVVRKDPALVAHAAYAAPVAHAAYAAPVAHAAPVAYAAPVAHAPVAYAAHAAAPVAVSAYSTSLAHGAPLAHAAPFAYAAPLAHGAYGLAAGHGAYGIAAGHGAYGYGAGHGLYGSHLGYAAY